From Paenibacillus physcomitrellae, the proteins below share one genomic window:
- a CDS encoding Nif3-like dinuclear metal center hexameric protein → MDDLALPIKEVLTWLTTEQAQGPEQTVDGLKAGDETAVVNGIAVAFMATHSVISQAATLDANLLITHEGLYFSHHDPADLDDLGPVYREKHKLIESSGLAVFRLHDYVHRYQPDGITEGLIQELGWEPYIVDRQPVSAIAEIPPMPLEEVARQVKEKLDLPFVRAVGDPAMPCRRIGLLVGYRGGGGQAIPLFEREHLDLIIAGEGPEWETPEYVRDACSQGRPKALLLLGHAQSEEPGMKLLAKRLKEKFADVPVHYIPGDPLFKWI, encoded by the coding sequence GTGGACGATTTGGCTCTGCCGATCAAAGAGGTGCTGACCTGGCTGACGACCGAGCAGGCTCAAGGACCGGAGCAAACGGTGGACGGACTGAAAGCGGGTGACGAAACCGCCGTGGTAAACGGGATAGCCGTTGCTTTTATGGCCACTCATTCTGTGATCAGCCAGGCGGCAACGCTGGATGCCAATCTGCTGATTACTCATGAAGGCTTGTACTTCAGTCATCACGATCCGGCTGATTTAGATGATCTAGGCCCTGTATACCGGGAAAAGCACAAGCTGATCGAATCGTCGGGCTTGGCTGTCTTCCGGCTGCACGACTACGTCCATCGCTACCAGCCGGACGGCATCACGGAAGGATTGATTCAGGAGCTGGGCTGGGAGCCGTATATCGTGGATAGGCAGCCCGTGTCGGCGATAGCGGAAATACCGCCGATGCCGCTGGAGGAAGTTGCGAGACAAGTAAAGGAGAAGCTGGACCTTCCGTTTGTCCGGGCCGTTGGCGACCCGGCCATGCCGTGCCGCCGTATCGGTCTGCTGGTCGGGTACCGCGGCGGAGGCGGTCAGGCGATCCCTTTATTCGAGCGGGAGCATTTGGATTTGATCATCGCCGGCGAAGGGCCGGAGTGGGAGACTCCGGAGTATGTCCGTGATGCCTGCAGTCAAGGCAGGCCAAAGGCATTGCTGCTGCTGGGACACGCGCAAAGCGAAGAGCCGGGTATGAAGCTGCTTGCGAAGCGGCTTAAGGAGAAATTCGCGGACGTTCCGGTACATTATATCCCGGGCGATCCTTTATTTAAGTGGATATAG
- the liaF gene encoding cell wall-active antibiotics response protein LiaF, whose protein sequence is MRDRTRMWAITLMMIGIALIAFRWMGFFTIVALVLLVYGVYKIRQGDNVRTGYILLTVGSGIILLDHLLLVITILAISLGVFYAKARKARPDRDYMQKHNFVQSIHWDRDPWVLRNIGMMHVLGELDVDLSLAIVEDGDHILMFQGVVGDLDLVLSEDYGVEIDAFVFFGRIGLGRESDTGLMNRIHWRSPNYEQSEQKVKIIVSYLVGDVDIRINN, encoded by the coding sequence ATGAGAGACAGAACCCGGATGTGGGCGATAACGCTGATGATGATCGGCATCGCTCTGATTGCTTTTAGATGGATGGGCTTCTTTACGATTGTCGCACTTGTCCTGCTGGTGTATGGCGTGTATAAGATTCGGCAGGGGGACAACGTCAGAACCGGCTATATTCTGCTGACCGTGGGCAGCGGCATTATTTTGCTCGATCATCTGCTGCTGGTGATCACGATATTGGCCATTTCGCTTGGGGTCTTCTACGCCAAGGCTAGAAAGGCCAGACCCGACAGGGACTATATGCAAAAACATAACTTTGTGCAAAGCATTCATTGGGACCGGGATCCGTGGGTCCTGCGAAACATCGGCATGATGCACGTGCTCGGCGAACTGGATGTGGATTTATCGCTGGCCATTGTGGAGGACGGAGACCATATTTTGATGTTTCAAGGAGTTGTCGGCGACCTTGATCTCGTCTTATCTGAGGATTATGGCGTGGAGATCGACGCTTTTGTGTTCTTCGGGCGGATCGGCCTGGGCAGGGAATCGGATACCGGCTTAATGAACCGTATTCATTGGCGTTCCCCGAACTATGAGCAAAGCGAACAAAAGGTGAAAATTATCGTCTCTTACCTGGTAGGGGATGTAGATATACGAATTAACAACTGA
- a CDS encoding ABC transporter substrate-binding protein: MIRWKRSLSILVMAVLVGALTACGSSDNAKNNASGNSGSGSQTEASADTGSSPVKLRIMWWGSQDRHEATLAALDLYTKNNPNVTFEPEYSGMEGYLDKLSTQAAAKNAPDIIQLDPGWVPDWAGRGQLAELTSSEVDVSKFDPNLLVGGQSDGKQYAIPMGSVAFGMIFDKAAMDKLGIQSPDNGWTWDDFFTLAKESKSKLPSGQYFTLDYAGNYFMYSAFQYSKGKGPVVTDDGHFNIDKDTFLEWTKQFEELRNEGLVPPADVNASDKEFDPQMDLMVAGKILMRYGFSNNLVSWDSLKPGAYALVTMPRSDEAGGWIKPSMFLGVSADSKQQAEAKKFVNWLLNDPEAAKVLKTSRGLPVNKDNATLLESTMSDLDKAGLALLRATEPDGQTWTAGAGGWTNFIDKDWALVRDELSFKKVTPEQAFDELKDASTAYEK; encoded by the coding sequence ATGATAAGATGGAAGCGTTCTCTTTCGATCCTGGTCATGGCCGTTCTGGTAGGTGCACTTACGGCCTGCGGCAGTTCCGACAATGCCAAGAACAATGCGTCTGGGAATTCCGGTTCGGGCAGCCAAACGGAGGCGTCTGCGGACACGGGCAGCAGTCCGGTGAAGCTGCGCATTATGTGGTGGGGTTCCCAGGACCGGCATGAAGCTACTCTGGCAGCGCTGGACTTGTATACAAAAAATAATCCGAATGTCACCTTTGAACCTGAATATTCCGGTATGGAAGGGTACCTGGATAAATTGTCTACACAGGCTGCGGCTAAAAATGCGCCGGACATTATCCAGCTTGATCCGGGCTGGGTGCCAGACTGGGCAGGCCGTGGTCAGTTAGCCGAACTGACGTCTTCGGAAGTTGACGTCAGCAAGTTTGATCCAAATCTGCTGGTCGGCGGACAGTCTGACGGCAAACAATACGCGATTCCGATGGGATCGGTTGCCTTCGGCATGATTTTCGACAAAGCCGCTATGGATAAACTGGGCATTCAAAGTCCGGACAATGGCTGGACGTGGGACGATTTCTTCACGCTGGCGAAGGAAAGCAAATCCAAGCTGCCTAGCGGACAATATTTCACGCTGGACTACGCAGGCAACTACTTTATGTATTCCGCGTTCCAGTACAGCAAAGGCAAAGGACCTGTTGTTACCGATGACGGTCATTTCAACATCGACAAGGATACGTTCCTTGAGTGGACGAAGCAGTTTGAAGAGCTGCGTAATGAAGGACTGGTACCGCCAGCAGATGTTAATGCCTCTGACAAAGAGTTCGACCCGCAAATGGACTTGATGGTAGCCGGTAAAATTTTGATGCGCTACGGTTTCTCCAACAACCTGGTTTCCTGGGACAGCTTGAAGCCTGGCGCCTATGCGCTGGTGACGATGCCTCGCTCCGATGAAGCCGGCGGCTGGATTAAACCTTCCATGTTCCTGGGGGTATCCGCCGATTCGAAACAACAGGCAGAAGCCAAGAAATTTGTTAACTGGCTGCTGAACGATCCGGAAGCGGCGAAAGTGCTGAAGACTTCGCGCGGTCTGCCGGTGAACAAAGATAACGCAACGCTGCTCGAATCAACCATGAGTGATCTGGATAAAGCAGGCCTTGCTCTGCTCCGGGCAACTGAACCTGATGGTCAGACCTGGACGGCGGGAGCGGGCGGCTGGACGAACTTCATTGATAAGGACTGGGCGCTTGTCCGCGACGAGCTCAGCTTTAAGAAAGTGACGCCTGAGCAAGCCTTTGATGAACTGAAGGATGCTTCTACAGCTTACGAAAAATAA
- a CDS encoding cache domain-containing sensor histidine kinase, which translates to MTNPFKKYRIDRLFFQSFALVIIIFIALIAWTGYSLSSKSLVRTTSHYQQQLLDELNNEITTRMVTIEQISLSTSRDNELITFLRDNGDEYDRYRRYQGVQHALANLTYSIPLIQGIDLYMEHPFQGDDKSYIQFHDLSELKKWDLSQYLQKNDFAWSEEHEVSSFQGHVPVLSFARKIMYENTYLGVLVIHIKAKEIQTLLAGHSEGSNRIMTDGEGRQLLKIGNVLDQKELEGWIDTRREESSGYVHIQSGQKQEDSLLVYSRLPNSNWTLIEITSWKQITASSFRLAEIIGFIGVIAILFVLLLTHLLSRQFTKPIKKLVTAMRMYSVGGQQPELPTDYENEFGYLFAGYRKQNERIEELYLSLQRRYEQQRKAEIEALQANINPHFLYNMLDQLNWMAIEAGQDELSRILELTGRMFRIGLSNGDSFIPISEELVHIESYLEIQQLRRSGGLDYTIEVPEELGVYYMPKLTLQPFVENSIVHGFNKQSHGHIRIRMEHDNERLRIVIEDNGTGLKRIPPETPPQAQKRRTGGYGIRNVKERIDGYFGNGYGVKLSERPEGGTKVDIVLPLLAHPPNKEESAS; encoded by the coding sequence GTGACTAATCCCTTTAAGAAATACCGGATCGACCGGCTGTTTTTCCAGAGTTTTGCTCTGGTCATCATCATTTTTATCGCTTTGATCGCCTGGACAGGCTACAGCTTGTCTTCCAAATCGCTGGTCAGAACCACCTCGCATTACCAGCAGCAGCTGCTGGACGAGCTGAACAACGAGATTACGACCCGGATGGTGACCATCGAGCAGATCTCGTTGTCCACGTCGCGCGACAATGAGCTGATTACGTTCCTGCGGGACAATGGGGACGAATATGACCGCTACCGCAGGTATCAGGGCGTCCAGCATGCCTTGGCCAATCTCACTTATTCCATTCCGCTGATCCAGGGCATTGATTTGTATATGGAGCACCCGTTTCAGGGAGACGACAAGAGCTACATCCAGTTTCATGATTTATCCGAGCTGAAGAAGTGGGATTTGTCCCAGTATTTGCAGAAAAATGATTTCGCCTGGTCGGAAGAACACGAAGTGTCCAGCTTCCAGGGCCATGTTCCGGTGCTGAGCTTTGCCCGGAAGATCATGTATGAGAACACCTATCTGGGGGTTCTGGTCATTCATATCAAAGCCAAAGAAATTCAGACGCTGCTGGCCGGCCATTCCGAAGGCAGCAACCGGATTATGACGGACGGGGAAGGACGGCAGCTGCTCAAGATCGGCAACGTGCTGGATCAGAAGGAGCTGGAGGGCTGGATTGATACCAGAAGGGAGGAGTCTTCCGGTTACGTCCATATTCAAAGCGGCCAGAAACAGGAAGACTCTCTGCTGGTCTACTCCAGGCTGCCGAATTCCAACTGGACGCTGATCGAAATCACATCATGGAAACAGATTACGGCGAGCAGCTTCAGGCTGGCGGAAATTATCGGCTTCATCGGCGTAATTGCCATTCTGTTTGTCCTGCTGCTGACCCATTTGCTGAGCCGCCAGTTCACCAAACCGATCAAAAAGCTGGTGACGGCGATGCGGATGTATTCGGTCGGCGGGCAGCAGCCGGAGCTTCCGACCGATTACGAAAATGAATTCGGCTACCTGTTCGCCGGTTACCGCAAGCAGAATGAGCGGATTGAGGAGCTTTACCTGTCCCTGCAGCGCCGCTATGAGCAGCAGCGAAAAGCCGAGATTGAGGCCCTGCAGGCCAATATCAATCCTCATTTTCTATATAATATGCTGGACCAGCTGAACTGGATGGCCATCGAAGCCGGACAGGATGAGCTCAGCCGGATTCTGGAACTGACGGGCCGCATGTTCCGGATCGGCTTGTCCAACGGCGACAGCTTTATTCCGATCAGCGAGGAGCTGGTGCATATTGAAAGTTATCTGGAAATCCAGCAGCTGCGCCGCAGCGGAGGGCTTGATTATACGATTGAAGTTCCCGAGGAGCTGGGCGTCTATTACATGCCTAAGCTGACCCTCCAGCCGTTTGTGGAGAACTCGATTGTACACGGATTCAACAAACAATCCCACGGCCATATCCGGATTCGGATGGAGCATGACAACGAACGGCTGCGGATTGTGATTGAGGATAACGGGACAGGGCTGAAACGGATTCCCCCCGAAACACCGCCTCAAGCGCAGAAGCGGCGGACCGGCGGGTACGGCATCCGCAATGTAAAGGAGCGGATTGACGGTTATTTCGGGAACGGTTATGGTGTCAAGCTGTCCGAGCGTCCGGAGGGGGGGACGAAGGTGGATATCGTGCTGCCTTTGCTGGCTCATCCTCCAAACAAAGAGGAAAGCGCTTCATAA
- a CDS encoding sensor histidine kinase, giving the protein MRRRKPVNLVSRSMRDGILLSLFLLAVILYVLNTYGYLNLDSSWRQAVIAGLTLAVVLVVVGAAYGFYDVYRIKRRLDLLRSSLLQWEKGNLSRTVPKLGEDEVGQLSEQLERLGKRWEEQVTSLQRLSTNNAQLAEQARVSAIVEERQRLARELHDAVSQQLFAISMTATAVRRTLEKDFDKAQRQVELIEEMASVAQSEMRALLLHLRPVYLEGKELTQGVEELVRELKTKVPMDIVLEMDRDLSLVKGIENHLFRIIQEAMSNTLRHAKAERMEIRIFRRGDAVRVILRDNGVGFELDDAKQASYGLSNMQERIREIGGSIQFITAPGKGTRIEITVPLLTGIEERKDDVQDGA; this is encoded by the coding sequence ATGAGAAGAAGGAAGCCTGTGAATCTCGTTTCACGCAGCATGCGGGACGGGATTCTCCTGTCTCTATTTCTGCTGGCTGTGATTCTGTACGTTCTTAATACATACGGCTATTTGAATTTGGACAGTTCCTGGAGGCAGGCGGTCATTGCCGGATTGACGCTGGCGGTGGTGCTGGTGGTTGTTGGCGCCGCGTATGGCTTCTATGATGTCTACCGGATCAAACGCCGATTGGATCTGCTCCGCAGCTCCCTGCTGCAATGGGAGAAGGGCAACTTGTCCCGAACGGTGCCCAAGCTTGGTGAGGACGAGGTCGGACAGCTGAGCGAGCAGCTTGAGCGGCTCGGCAAACGTTGGGAGGAGCAGGTAACTTCTCTGCAGAGACTCTCTACCAACAACGCCCAGCTTGCGGAACAGGCCCGGGTATCGGCAATCGTAGAGGAGAGGCAACGGTTGGCGCGTGAGCTGCATGATGCGGTATCCCAGCAGCTGTTTGCGATTTCGATGACGGCGACGGCGGTAAGGCGGACGCTGGAAAAAGATTTCGACAAAGCCCAGCGGCAGGTGGAGCTGATCGAGGAGATGGCTTCGGTCGCCCAGTCGGAAATGCGCGCGCTGCTGCTGCATCTGCGCCCGGTCTATCTGGAGGGCAAGGAGCTGACGCAGGGCGTCGAGGAGCTTGTCCGCGAACTTAAAACCAAAGTGCCAATGGACATTGTGCTGGAGATGGACCGTGACCTCAGTTTGGTCAAAGGGATCGAAAACCATCTGTTCCGGATCATCCAGGAGGCGATGTCCAATACGCTGCGGCATGCGAAAGCCGAGCGAATGGAAATCCGGATTTTTAGACGGGGCGATGCGGTGCGGGTTATTTTGCGGGATAACGGGGTCGGTTTCGAACTGGATGATGCGAAGCAGGCCTCCTACGGCTTGTCCAATATGCAGGAACGTATCCGGGAGATCGGCGGTTCGATTCAGTTTATTACGGCGCCGGGCAAAGGAACGAGAATTGAAATCACGGTCCCGCTGCTGACGGGAATCGAAGAAAGAAAGGATGACGTGCAGGATGGAGCTTGA
- a CDS encoding response regulator, with product MELESPIKVLLVDDHEMVRIGLAAVLGTEEGIEVVGEASSGEEGIRLATEYKPDVVLMDLVMDGMDGIETTRQLLKLYPDCKVIVLTSYLDDEKMYPVIEAGAFSYLLKTSRATEIADAIRAAARGQSVLESQVASKMMNRFRQPKPAAPAHEELTEREMDVLRLLAQGKSNQDIADDLIIGVKTVKFHVTNILAKLGVEDRTQAAIYAYKNGLAE from the coding sequence ATGGAGCTTGAATCACCGATTAAGGTTTTGCTGGTCGATGACCACGAGATGGTGCGGATTGGTTTGGCCGCGGTGCTGGGCACCGAAGAAGGCATTGAAGTCGTCGGGGAAGCCAGCAGCGGGGAAGAAGGCATCAGACTGGCGACGGAATACAAGCCGGATGTGGTGCTGATGGATCTGGTCATGGACGGCATGGACGGCATTGAGACGACCCGCCAGCTGCTGAAGCTGTATCCGGACTGCAAAGTGATCGTGTTAACCAGTTATTTGGATGATGAGAAAATGTACCCGGTCATCGAAGCCGGCGCTTTCAGTTACCTGCTTAAAACGTCGCGGGCAACGGAAATCGCCGATGCGATCCGGGCCGCTGCCCGGGGACAATCCGTGCTGGAATCCCAGGTTGCATCGAAAATGATGAACCGCTTCCGCCAGCCCAAGCCGGCGGCTCCTGCCCATGAGGAATTGACCGAACGCGAAATGGACGTGCTTCGTCTGCTCGCTCAGGGGAAATCCAATCAGGATATCGCGGATGATCTGATTATCGGCGTCAAAACAGTCAAATTTCACGTCACGAACATTTTGGCGAAGCTTGGAGTAGAGGACCGGACACAGGCCGCGATTTACGCCTACAAGAACGGACTGGCCGAGTAG
- a CDS encoding carbohydrate ABC transporter permease: MTKQGKAMVRHVVMILFSVIMVYPVLWWIGAAFKTNQELSSPNIFPSAPTWSNFTKGWHSVPGHSFTDFYLNTFQLEAAVLVATLISCTLVAFGFARMDFPLKNFWFSLLMLTLMLPGQVLIIPQYALFHQLGWVNTYLPFIVPHLLAGGAGGTFFVFLLIQFVRGIPKELDESAKIDGCSWFGIYWRVVMPLTKPAIVTVTIFCFLWNWDDFLGHLLYLNSVDKYTVGLALRMINDSQSAQQWGQLLAMALVSILPATIVFMFLQKYFVEGIATTGIKG, from the coding sequence ATGACCAAACAAGGAAAAGCGATGGTCCGCCACGTTGTTATGATCCTATTCAGCGTCATCATGGTCTATCCGGTCCTTTGGTGGATCGGCGCCGCGTTCAAAACGAATCAGGAGCTGAGCTCGCCGAATATTTTCCCTTCCGCTCCGACTTGGAGCAACTTCACGAAAGGCTGGCATTCGGTTCCCGGTCATTCGTTTACCGATTTCTATCTCAATACCTTTCAGCTCGAAGCCGCCGTTCTCGTTGCGACCCTGATCTCCTGCACGCTTGTGGCGTTCGGGTTCGCGCGAATGGATTTCCCGCTTAAGAATTTCTGGTTCTCGCTGCTGATGCTGACCTTGATGCTGCCGGGCCAGGTGCTGATCATTCCGCAGTACGCGCTGTTTCACCAGCTTGGCTGGGTCAACACTTACCTTCCGTTCATCGTGCCGCATCTGCTGGCCGGCGGAGCGGGCGGAACCTTCTTCGTCTTCCTGCTGATCCAGTTTGTGCGGGGCATCCCCAAAGAGCTCGACGAGTCGGCGAAGATCGACGGCTGTTCGTGGTTCGGGATTTACTGGCGGGTGGTCATGCCTTTGACGAAGCCGGCGATCGTAACCGTAACGATCTTCTGTTTCTTGTGGAACTGGGATGATTTCCTCGGCCACCTGCTGTATCTGAACTCCGTGGACAAATATACGGTCGGGCTTGCGCTGCGCATGATCAACGATTCGCAATCGGCCCAGCAGTGGGGACAACTGCTTGCCATGGCGCTCGTTTCGATCCTGCCGGCTACAATCGTCTTTATGTTCCTTCAAAAGTATTTCGTAGAAGGGATTGCCACAACGGGCATTAAGGGATAA
- a CDS encoding carbohydrate ABC transporter permease yields MNRTAAVTSGTAPKVKKPRSLNRSWKTSVAGYLFISPWLIGFLGLTAYPMFLSLYYSFTDYTLLEPINWVGTRNYERIFMNDPKFVQSVGVTFKYVIASVPVKLIAALLVAMVLNRAVRGITFYRTAIYFPSLIGGSIAVSLLWRNIFGVDGIFNKILAVFGIEGKGWITSPDSALWTLILLAAWQFGSTMVIFLAGLKQIPNDLYEASSVDGANRFVQFFRITLPMLSPIMYFNLIMAVINSFQMFTSAFVITNGGPVNSTYVYALYLYERAFSRYQLGYSSALAWIMLVIIVIAALIIAGTSRYWVFYETEPEGRKQK; encoded by the coding sequence ATGAACCGTACCGCAGCCGTAACCTCAGGCACGGCCCCCAAAGTCAAGAAGCCCCGGTCTTTAAACCGCAGCTGGAAGACATCCGTGGCAGGTTATCTGTTCATTTCACCTTGGCTGATCGGCTTCTTAGGGCTGACAGCTTATCCGATGTTCTTATCGCTGTATTACTCCTTTACCGATTATACGCTGCTGGAGCCCATTAATTGGGTCGGAACCCGGAACTACGAACGCATCTTCATGAATGACCCGAAATTCGTCCAATCGGTGGGCGTCACGTTCAAATATGTAATCGCTTCCGTTCCGGTGAAGCTGATTGCTGCACTCCTTGTCGCCATGGTGCTGAACCGTGCTGTAAGAGGGATTACCTTTTACCGGACGGCGATTTATTTCCCTTCGCTGATCGGAGGCAGCATTGCCGTTTCGCTGCTGTGGCGGAATATTTTTGGCGTTGACGGCATCTTTAACAAAATCTTGGCTGTGTTCGGGATCGAAGGCAAAGGCTGGATTACCAGCCCCGATTCGGCGCTGTGGACCCTGATTCTGCTGGCCGCCTGGCAATTCGGCTCGACGATGGTGATTTTCCTGGCCGGTCTGAAGCAAATTCCAAATGACCTGTACGAGGCTTCATCCGTAGACGGCGCCAACCGGTTTGTCCAGTTCTTCCGGATCACCTTGCCGATGCTGTCGCCGATCATGTATTTCAACCTGATTATGGCGGTCATCAATTCCTTTCAAATGTTCACCTCTGCTTTCGTTATCACAAACGGCGGACCTGTGAATTCCACGTATGTGTACGCGCTTTATCTGTATGAACGGGCATTCAGCCGCTACCAGCTCGGTTATTCTTCGGCGCTGGCCTGGATCATGCTGGTCATCATCGTTATCGCGGCTCTCATTATCGCCGGCACTTCGCGTTACTGGGTGTTCTATGAAACGGAGCCGGAAGGGAGGAAGCAGAAATGA
- a CDS encoding alpha-glucuronidase family glycosyl hydrolase, producing MSIPEQVHGEDGYLAWLPYRRQETAEWLKRYKAYRQIVVAGAPEDGGAAVIHSAAAELARGLEGMSGLSAAVVNAGEVPDSEAYIQLALFGSNPEIDGLFPEAVITEIGAEGFAIQTDAHTGRIVIAAAAPAGLLYGAFHLLRLFGTGQSVNGLNIRENPVNPLRMINHWDNMDGSIERGYAGKSIFFENNRFKADKERIRDYARLLASVGINAVSINNVNVHKQETLLITDEFLPDVAEVAAIFRDFAVKLFLSVNYAAPLEMGELPTADPLDPAVQEWWQHRIKDVYSAIPDFGGYVVKADSENRPGPFTYGRDHADGANMLAEALDPFGGIVIWRCFVYNCKQDWRDRKTDRAKAAYDHFKPLDGRFKDNVVLQVKNGPIDFQVREPISPLLGAMPSTHQVLELQITQEYTGQQRHLCYLVPQWKEILDFDTYLKGEGSTVKRIASGELHGSRLAGIAAVSNIGDDTNWTGHLLAQANLYGYGRLIWNPGLTSPEIAEEWIRLTFGNGSEQLIRTVQQMLLDSWGIYESYTAPLGVGFMVNPDHHYGPNVEGYEYSMWGTYHFADWQGIGVDRTKATGTGYTGQYAGSNCERYESLETCPDELLLFFHHVPYTHKLHSGKTVIQHIYDTHFEGAEQAERFAAEWEALAGSIEEGLHQQVAERLAEQAEHAKEWRDRINTYFYRRCGIADEQGRTIY from the coding sequence ATGAGTATACCGGAACAAGTACATGGGGAAGATGGTTATTTGGCTTGGCTGCCTTACCGTAGGCAGGAGACCGCCGAGTGGCTTAAGCGATACAAGGCCTACCGCCAGATTGTTGTAGCTGGAGCTCCCGAGGACGGAGGAGCCGCTGTGATTCATTCAGCTGCTGCCGAGCTTGCTCGGGGGCTGGAAGGCATGTCAGGCCTGTCTGCGGCTGTTGTAAATGCAGGAGAGGTGCCGGACTCGGAAGCATACATACAACTGGCGTTGTTTGGCAGTAATCCGGAGATTGACGGGCTGTTTCCAGAGGCCGTCATAACCGAGATCGGTGCTGAAGGTTTTGCAATCCAAACGGATGCTCATACAGGCCGGATCGTGATAGCGGCTGCAGCGCCTGCGGGCCTGCTCTACGGGGCGTTTCATCTGCTGCGGTTATTCGGAACAGGCCAATCCGTGAACGGCTTGAATATCCGGGAGAACCCGGTCAATCCGCTTCGCATGATCAACCATTGGGATAACATGGACGGCTCGATCGAGCGGGGGTATGCCGGTAAATCGATCTTCTTTGAAAATAACCGCTTCAAAGCGGACAAGGAGCGCATCCGCGATTATGCACGCCTGCTGGCTTCCGTTGGCATTAACGCCGTATCCATCAACAACGTTAATGTCCACAAGCAGGAGACGCTGCTGATTACGGACGAGTTTCTGCCGGACGTGGCCGAGGTTGCTGCGATCTTCCGCGACTTTGCCGTGAAGCTGTTTCTAAGCGTGAACTACGCCGCTCCGCTGGAAATGGGCGAATTGCCTACGGCGGACCCTTTGGACCCGGCTGTCCAGGAATGGTGGCAGCACCGGATAAAAGATGTGTATAGCGCGATTCCGGACTTCGGCGGCTATGTGGTCAAAGCCGATTCGGAGAACCGGCCTGGCCCGTTCACATATGGCCGCGATCATGCCGACGGGGCCAACATGCTGGCCGAAGCGCTTGATCCTTTCGGCGGAATCGTGATTTGGCGCTGCTTTGTCTACAACTGCAAGCAGGACTGGCGGGACCGCAAGACGGACCGGGCAAAAGCGGCATACGATCACTTCAAGCCTTTGGACGGACGGTTTAAGGACAATGTTGTGCTGCAGGTCAAGAACGGCCCGATCGACTTCCAGGTACGTGAGCCAATATCGCCTCTGCTGGGCGCGATGCCGTCTACCCATCAGGTGCTGGAGCTGCAGATTACACAGGAATATACGGGCCAGCAGCGGCATTTGTGTTATCTGGTGCCGCAGTGGAAGGAGATACTGGACTTTGATACTTATCTCAAAGGAGAAGGCTCGACTGTGAAGCGGATTGCCAGTGGAGAGCTGCATGGCAGCCGCCTGGCGGGCATTGCCGCCGTCTCGAATATCGGGGATGACACGAACTGGACCGGCCATCTGCTGGCTCAGGCCAACCTGTACGGCTATGGGCGTTTGATCTGGAATCCCGGGCTGACTTCCCCGGAGATCGCCGAGGAATGGATCAGGCTTACCTTCGGCAACGGCAGCGAGCAGCTAATCCGTACGGTTCAGCAGATGCTGCTGGACTCCTGGGGGATCTACGAATCTTATACGGCGCCGCTAGGCGTAGGGTTTATGGTCAATCCCGATCATCACTACGGCCCGAATGTAGAGGGCTACGAATATTCGATGTGGGGCACTTATCATTTTGCGGATTGGCAGGGCATCGGCGTGGACCGGACGAAAGCGACGGGAACGGGATATACCGGGCAGTATGCAGGCTCTAATTGCGAGCGGTATGAATCGCTGGAGACCTGTCCGGATGAGCTGCTGCTGTTCTTCCATCATGTTCCGTATACCCATAAGCTCCACTCCGGGAAGACGGTGATCCAGCATATTTACGACACCCATTTTGAAGGTGCAGAGCAGGCCGAACGTTTTGCCGCCGAGTGGGAAGCCTTGGCCGGAAGCATAGAAGAAGGGCTGCACCAACAGGTGGCTGAGCGGTTGGCCGAGCAGGCTGAGCACGCCAAGGAATGGCGCGACCGGATCAATACGTATTTCTACCGGAGATGCGGGATTGCCGACGAACAGGGACGGACGATTTATTAA